A single window of Mangifera indica cultivar Alphonso unplaced genomic scaffold, CATAS_Mindica_2.1 Un_0027, whole genome shotgun sequence DNA harbors:
- the LOC123206183 gene encoding cytochrome c oxidase subunit 6a, mitochondrial-like yields MAMAMVRSGFLRTALRGGSRAPAASPKRGFASSGHHDDAYETAKWEKITYLGIATCTVLAIYSLSKGHHHHEEPPPYPYLHIRNKEFPWGPDGLFEKKHH; encoded by the exons atggcaaTGGCAATGGTGAGATCTGGTTTCCTGAGAACGGCTCTTCGCGGAGGTTCTAGAGCACCTGCTGCTTCTCCTAAGCGCGGATTCGCTTCTTCAGGCCATCACGACGATGCCT ATGAGACGGCCAAATGGGAGAAGATTACATATTTAGGCATCGCTACATGCACTGTACTAGCTATTTATAGCCTCTCAAAAGGTCATCACCACCATGAAGAGCCTCCA CCGTACCCATATTTGCACATTCGCAACAAGGAGTTCCCATGGG GTCCAGATGGTCTTTTTGAGAAAAAGCATCACTAG
- the LOC123206199 gene encoding uncharacterized protein DDB_G0290685-like, translating to MFRSPRSRNQRSKGFKVKHALQLCLLLGVSIWLFYQVQHSQDKKSAFEDSAKADNEVIKLGRKDFPRGEDPSIKDATPKEGEEPRTPEKSNNVGKGASDDEVNDQDHDKNEQDSENREDTIDEEKDREDNSNGSEESKESNIEELKEKDSKDESEENKENNIDESKENEESKDNKVEENKVKESEGSKENNSEENKESEENNIEDNKKKESEARNIGENKESEEGKENKIEKNKKSEEGKNKILETKESEKNNENNIEMSKENEESKDNKVMENKEKESEGSKKKNSDINKESEENKIEDNKEKGSENIGGNKEKESKESNIGENKESEEGKENMIKKNKKSEESKNKILVRHESEEIKENNIEESKEKDSKDKKSKESKETGGEDKANDEKKNAEEIHEKETKETGKEDATTSKQQFHDENGNNNEEAREKHNKGDDASSEVGQTQNVKAENVQGDQLNVHEVAHQGKENKEIQQGKKQKSTKGDHQDGLVSNVQETGTVEENNSTKKASSGDTTQNQNETMNNSSKGDGSTQENVVLQQSEKPYSDTNGVQTDMKATHGTIETEGSTNGKSKDSSNNAETRQTNDSNSSTGTENNVHEETKENVLQLHTNNNGDAGQKNEEVDSSNHQENNTSANNDGNSSQKEQNGSSNSEEKVNFSNTDSGQNWMENATQNTNDHPEAGQKETLTNTDGNTNTTQNDSLITQGGKENRIDRTLPETGTAVNNGENAAAA from the coding sequence ATGTTCCGGTCACCACGGAGTAGAAACCAGAGATCAAAAGGTTTCAAGGTGAAGCATGCGTTACAACTATGTCTTTTGCTTGGTGTCAGCATCTGGCTGTTTTACCAGGTTCAGCACTCTCAGGACAAGAAATCGGCATTTGAGGATAGCGCGAAAGCTGACAATGAGGTCATAAAGTTGGGCCGGAAGGACTTCCCTCGAGGGGAGGACCCGTCAATTAAAGATGCAACGCCCAAGGAGGGTGAAGAACCGAGGACACCTGAGAAGAGTAACAATGTTGGGAAAGGGGCTTCAGATGATGAGGTAAATGATCAGGATCATGATAAGAATGAGCAGGACAGTGAGAATAGAGAAGACACAATTGATGAAGAGAAGGATAGGGAAGACAACAGCAATGGGAGtgaagaaagcaaagaaagtAACATTGAAGAGCTCAAGGAGAAGGATAGCAAAGACGAGAGTGAAGAGAACAAAGAGAATAACATTGACGAGAGCAAGGAGAATGAAGAGAGTAAGGACAATAAAGTCGAGGAGAACAAGGTGAAGGAAAGTGAAGGGAGCAAAGAGAATAACAGTGAGGAGAACAAAGAGAGTGAAGAGAATAATATTGAAGATAACAAGAAGAAGGAGAGTGAAGCGCGCAACATAGGAGAGAACAAGGAGAGTGAAGAAGGCAAAGAGAATAAGATCGAAAAGAACAAGAAGAGTGAAGAGGGCAAGAATAAGATTCTAGAGACAAAGGAGAGTGAAAAGAACAATGAGAATAACATTGAAATGAGCAAAGAGAATGAAGAGAGTAAAGACAATAAAGTCATGGAGAACAAGGAGAAGGAAAGTGAAGGgagcaaaaagaaaaacagtgaCATAAACAAAGAGAGCGAGGAGAATAAGATTGAAGATAACAAGGAGAAGGGGAGTGAAAACATTGGAGGGAATAAGGAGAAGGAGAGTAAAGAGAGCAACATAGGAGAGAACAAGGAGAGTGAAGAAGGCAAGGAGAATATGAtcaaaaagaacaagaagagtGAAGAGAGCAAGAATAAGATTCTAGTCAGACATGAGAGTGAAGAGATTAAAGAGAATAACATTGAAGAGAGCAAGGAGAAGGATAGCAAAGACAAGAAGAGTAAAGAAAGCAAAGAGACTGGTGGTGAAGATAAGGCAAATGATGAGAAGAAAAATGCGGAGGAGATTCACGAAAAAGAGACCAAGGAGACTGGAAAAGAGGATGCAACTACATCAAAACAGCAGTTCCACGATGAAAATGGTAATAACAATGAGGAAGCAAGGGAGAAACATAACAAGGGGGATGATGCTTCCAGTGAAGTAGGCCAAACTCAAAATGTGAAAGCTGAAAATGTTCAAGGAGATCAACTGAATGTTCATGAGGTGGCGCaccaaggaaaagaaaataaggaaaTTCAGCAGGGCAAGAAACAGAAGAGCACCAAAGGTGATCACCAAGATGGCTTGGTCTCAAATGTGCAAGAAACTGGAACTGTGGAGGAGAACAATTCTACAAAAAAGGCATCCAGTGGTGATACAACTCAGAATCAAAATGAAACAATGAATAACAGTTCTAAGGGAGACGGCTCTACCCAAGAAAATGTTGTTCTACAGCAATCTGAGAAACCATACTCCGATACCAATGGTGTGCAGACAGATATGAAAGCAACACATGGTACAATCGAGACTGAAGGTTCAACTAATGGAAAGTCCAAAGATTCATCTAATAACGCTGAAACTAGACAGACTAATGACTCCAACTCATCAACTGGAACAGAGAACAATGTTCACGAGGagacaaaagaaaatgttttacaGTTACACACAAATAACAATGGAGATGCTGGCCAGAAGAATGAAGAAGTTGATTCCTCAAACCATCAAGAGAACAATACATCAGCAAATAATGATGGCAATTCATCTCAGAAGGAACAAAATGGTTCTTCAAACTCTGAAGAGAAAGTCAATTTCTCAAACACAGATTCAGGCCAGAATTGGATGGAAAATGCTACCCAGAACACAAATGACCATCCAGAAGCAGGACAAAAAGAGACATTAACAAACACAGATGGCAACACCAATACCACCCAGAATGACTCTTTGATTACTCAAGGAGGAAAAGAGAATCGCATTGATCGAACTTTGCCTGAGACTGGAACTGCAGTGAACAATGGTGAAAATGCAGCAGCAGCgtaa
- the LOC123206201 gene encoding cysteine desulfurase, mitochondrial-like, which produces MASKLMTSTLRKILTEATKTATLRPLSTAAAVAATIPEPFEDENGISMKGVKISGRPLYLDMQATTPVDPRVLDAMLPFNLSRYGNAHSRTHYYGWESDFAVETARSQISDLIGASPKEIIFTSGATESNNISIKGVMHFYKDKKRHVITTQTEHKCVLDSCRHLQQEGYEITYLPVGSDGLVNLDELREAIRPDTGLISVMAVNNEIGVIQPMEEIGQICKEFKIPFHADAAQALGKIPIDVEKWNVSLMSLSGHKIYGPKGIGALYLRRRPRIRVEPLINGGGQERGIRSGTLPTPLIVGFGSACEIAKKEMDYDHKRITLLQDRLLNGIREKIDGVVINGSMERRCAGNLNLSFAYVEGESLLMGLKDVAVSSGSACTSASLEPSYVLRALGVDEDMAHTSIRFGIGRFTTEAEIDKAVELTVKQVAKLRDISPLYEMVKEGIDIKQIQWTQH; this is translated from the coding sequence ATGGCCTCTAAGCTTATGACATCAACCCTCCGAAAAATCCTAACCGAAGCCACTAAAACCGCAACCCTCCGCCCTCTCTCCACCGCCGCAGCCGTCGCTGCTACGATACCCGAACCCTTCGAAGACGAAAATGGAATTTCCATGAAGGGAGTAAAAATTTCGGGTCGTCCACTCTACCTCGACATGCAGGCAACCACTCCAGTCGATCCACGTGTCCTTGACGCGATGCTTCCGTTTAACCTTTCCCGTTACGGTAACGCCCACTCTCGGACACACTATTACGGCTGGGAATCGGATTTCGCCGTCGAGACCGCTCGTTCTCAAATCTCCGATCTTATCGGCGCTTCCCCGAAGGAAATAATATTCACTTCTGGCGCAACCGAGTCTAACAATATTTCAATCAAAGGAGTCATGCACTTTTACAAGGACAAGAAGCGCCACGTGATCACGACACAGACGGAGCACAAGTGTGTTCTCGATTCGTGCCGGCATCTTCAGCAGGAAGGATATGAAATTACTTATTTGCCTGTTGGATCGGATGGACTTGTAAATTTGGATGAATTACGGGAGGCTATTCGGCCTGACACGGGTTTAATTTCCGTTATGGCGGTTAATAACGAGATAGGTGTGATTCAGCCCATGGAAGAAATAGGTCAAATAtgtaaagaatttaaaattccGTTTCATGCAGACGCTGCTCAAGCGTTGGGGAAGATTCCAATTGATGTGGAGAAATGGAATGTTAGTTTGATGTCATTGAGTGGACATAAAATTTATGGGCCCAAAGGGATTGGAGCTTTGTATTTGAGACGGAGACCACGAATCCGAGTTGAACCGTTGATAAATGGAGGTGGACAAGAGAGAGGGATAAGGAGTGGGACTTTGCCCACTCCGTTAATTGTGGGTTTTGGCTCTGCTTGCGAGATTGCAAAAAAGGAAATGGATTACGATCATAAGAGAATAACCCTGCTGCAGGATCGATTGTTGAATGGAATCAGAGAGAAAATTGACGGGGTGGTAATAAACGGTAGTATGGAGAGGAGATGTGCGGGGAATTTGAATTTGTCCTTTGCCTATGTTGAGGGAGAGAGTCTGTTAATGGGTTTGAAGGACGTGGCGGTGTCCAGTGGTAGTGCTTGTACTAGTGCGAGTTTGGAGCCTTCTTATGTTTTGAGGGCGTTGGGTGTGGATGAGGATATGGCTCATACTTCGATTAGGTTTGGGATTGGGAGGTTTACCACAGAGGCTGAGATTGACAAGGCTGTTGAGCTTACTGTTAAACAGGTTGCGAAGTTGAGGGACATAAGCCCACTGTATGAAATGGTGAAAGAAGGGATTGACATAAAGCAGATACAATGGACACAACATTGA